A portion of the Gossypium arboreum isolate Shixiya-1 chromosome 8, ASM2569848v2, whole genome shotgun sequence genome contains these proteins:
- the LOC108469685 gene encoding probable polyamine oxidase 4, with protein MDLLRFQGIERQEEAAVPCVIVIGGGISGLAAARTLTDASFKVILLESRERLGGRIHTDFSFGCPVDMGASWLHGVCNENPLAPLISSLGLKLYRTSGDNSVLYDHDLESYALFDMDGRKVPQEIVVEVGDVFKRILKETEKVRDEHKKDMSVLKAISIVLDRNPELRQEGLAYEVMQWYICRMEAWFAADTDMISLKCWDQEQVLLGGHGLMVQGYDPIIKELAKDIDVRLNHRVSKISRGCDNVVVNVENGLSFIADAVIVTVPLGVLKANLIQFEPKLPEWKVAAISDIGVGNENKIALLFDRVFWPNVELLGIVARTSYSCGYFLNLHKATGHPILVYMAAGRFADDLEKFSDEYAVNFVMSQLKKMFPDATEPVQYLVSHWGTDPNSLGCYSYDPVGMAGDVYDKLREPLDNLFFGGEAVTEEHQGSVHGAYSSGVLAARNCESHLLERLGDFRKLQLISFSGDALLEPIFPLQISRM; from the exons ATGGATCTGCTCCGCTTCCAAG GCATTGAGAGGCAGGAGGAGGCAGCAGTTCCCTGTGTCATTGTGATAGGAGGTGGTATTTCCGGCCTTGCTGCCGCTCGGACTCTGACTGATGCTTCTTTCAAG GTAATCCTGTTGGAATCACGAGAAAGACTTGGTGGTCGCATCCATACTGATTTCTCTTTTGGTTGCCCTGTGGATATGGGAGCTTCAT GGCTACACGGAGTATGCAATGAGAATCCCTTAGCTCCATTAATATCCTCTCTGGGCCTTAAATTGTACCGTACTAGTGGTGACAATTCTGTGTTGTATGACCATGATTTGGAAAG TTATGCACTTTTTGATATGGATGGTCGTAAAGTTCCACAAGAGATTGTTGTTGAAGTTGGAGATGTATTCAAGAGAATACTCAAAGAG ACTGAGAAAGTACGGGATGAACACAAGAAGGACATGTCAGTCCTTAAAGCAATATCAATTGTGCTAGATAGGAATCCTGAGTTAAG ACAAGAAGGACTTGCCTATGAAGTGATGCAGTGGTACATATGTAGAATGGAAGCTTGGTTTGCTGCAGATACAGATATGATATCCTTGAAATGCTGGGATCAG GAACAAGTCCTTTTGGGTGGTCATGGACTTATGGTGCAGGGTTATGACCCCATAATAAAAGAACTTGCTAAAGATATTGATGTTCGCTTGAATCATAG GGTTTCTAAAATATCCAGAGGATGTGATAACGTGGTGGTCAATGTTGAGAACGGATTGAGCTTCATTGCTGATGCTGTTATAGTAACTGTACCCCTCGGGGTTCTTAAAGCCAATTTGATTCAGTTTGAACCAAAGTTGCCAGAATGGAAGGTTGCTGCAATTTCAGATATTGGTGTTGGTAACGAAAACAAGATTGCCTTACTATTCGACCGAGTCTTTTGGCCAAATGTTGAGCTGTTAGGCATTGTTGCACGCACTTCTTATTCTTGTGGTTATTTTCTCAATCTTCACAAGGCAACAGGCCATCCTATTCTTGTCTATATGGCTGCTGGAAGATTTGCTGACGATCTCGAGAAGTTTTCTGATGAATATGCTGTGAACTTTGTGATGTCGCAGTTGAAGAAAATGTTTCCTGATGCAACTGAGCCG GTACAATATCTGGTGTCACATTGGGGAACAGATCCAAATTCCCTTGGCTGTTATTCATATGATCCAGTCGGGATGGCAGGAGATGTGTATGATAAGCTTAGAGAACCTTTGGATAATCTTTTCTTTGGAGGGGAAGCAGTTACCGAGGAGCACCAAGGGTCGGTGCACGGAGCTTACTCTTCTGGAGTCCTGGCTGCCAGAAACTGTGAGAGCCATCTCTTAGAGAGATTAGGTGACTTTAGAAAGCTCCAGCTAATCTCCTTTAGTGGTGATGCATTATTAGAACCCATATTTCCTCTCCAGATATCTAGGATGTGA
- the LOC108467870 gene encoding uncharacterized protein LOC108467870, which translates to MGEEREDSQKLKKMAAAAYDYENDPRWADYWSNVLIPPHLASRSDVVDHFKRKFYQRYIDPDLVVEAMSSNPSASSSTSSSSANESTRAHNAGSTTRSSRASAAATSNTTSMRWDRQTIQFSVNAWVFIVAVLAIFPLVTRTLSIRAYRLSFMGTACSALYSLYALYGIPRAWNLQAIQVYFQSIITTKDFIYFIYSLTFVTSHLCLKFALIPILCRALEHVAKFLRRNFNRSTLYRKYLEDPCLWVESNTTTLSILSSHAEIGVGFLLIISLFSWQRNIIQTFMYWQLLKLMYRAPVTTGYHQSVWAKIGRTVNPLVQQYAPFLNGPVSAIQRWWLR; encoded by the exons ATGGGAGAAGAGAGAGAAGATTCGCAGAAGCTGAAGAAGATGGCGGCCGCTGCCTACGATTACGAGAACGACCCAAGGTGGGCAGACTATTGGTCCAATGTCTTGATTCCTCCTCACCTGGCATCTCGCTCCGATGTGGTTGATCATTTCAAGCGCAAGTTCTACCAGCGCTATATC GATCCTGACCTTGTGGTAGAAGCTATGTCATCAAATCCATCTGCTTCATCATCAACCTCATCATCATCAGCGAATGAAAGCACTCGAGCACACAATGCAG GCTCAACCACTAGAAGTTCAAGGGCATCAGCAGCTGCCACTTCAAATACGACTTCTATGCGCTGGGATCGGCAAACAATACAATTTTCTGTCAATGCTTGG GTTTTTATCGTGGCTGTGCTTGCCATCTTTCCACTTGTTACTAGAACTCTTTCTATCAGAGCATATCGACTGTCGTTCATGGGCACTGCTTGTTCCGCTTTATACTCTTTGTATGCACTATATGGG ATACCAAGGGCCTGGAATTTGCAGGCTATTCAAGTGTATTTTCAATCAATAATTACAACCAAAGATTTTATCTACTTTATCTACAGCCTTACATTTGTCACTTCTCATCTCTGCCTTAAAT TTGCTTTGATTCCCATTTTATGCCGAGCACTTGAACATGTTGCAAAGTTCTTAAGGCGTAATTTCAATCGTTCTACCTTGTACAG GAAGTATTTGGAAGATCCTTGTTTGTGGGTAGAATCGAACACCACTACTCTTAGCATACTCTCTTCACATGCTGAGATCGGAGTTGGCTTCCTTCTAATCATTTCTTTGTTCTC GTGGCAACGCAATATCATACAAACTTTCATGTACTGGCAG CTATTAAAGCTTATGTACCGTGCTCCGGTTACAACTGGTTACCACCAAAGTGTTTGGGCAAAGATCGGGAGGACGGTTAATCCTCTTGTCCAGCAGTATGCTCCGTTTTTGAACGGTCCGGTTTCTGCAATACAGCGATGGTGGCTCAGATAG
- the LOC108469024 gene encoding uncharacterized oxidoreductase At4g09670-like: MFKQVFHTQLNKALKTKMAETEVAQVRFGIVGCANIARKVARAINLAPNSILHAVASRSIDKAKRFASDNGLDPRVKIYGSYDQLLDDPSVDAVYMPLPTSLHVHWAVMAAQKGKHVLIEKPTALDVGELDTILEACQSNGLQFMDGSMWLHHPRTVKMKEMLFDSKLLGNVNYIYSTSTTSASPEFFENDIRVKGNLDSLGALGDLGWYCLGAVLWAKNYQLPTVVTALPDVTTNSDGVIISFSASIQYTEPSSSGATTNAIIHCSFLADTSMDLTITGSKGSLNLNDFIIPQRESSASFEFTLGAKFVDLHIGWNVKPERVVVNCDELPQEGLMVEEFARVVAGIRTTPGMLLDPKWPEISRKTQMLVDAVKKSVDLGCKPVYF, from the exons ATGTTCAAGCAAGTTTTTCACACTCAGTTAAACAAAgctttaaaaacaaaaatggcTGAAACCGAAGTAGCTCAAGTTCGTTTCGGCATCGTGGGATGtgcaaacatagcaagaaaagtGGCCAGAGCCATTAACTTAGCCCCTAATTCCATCCTCCACGCCGTCGCCAGCCGCTCCATAGACAAAGCAAAGCGATTCGCAAGTGACAACGGATTGGACCCAAGGGTCAAGATTTACGGGAGCTACGACCAACTGCTGGATGACCCGTCGGTGGATGCGGTGTACATGCCATTGCCGACTAGCTTGCACGTCCATTGGGCGGTCATGGCTGCCCAAAAAGGCAAGCATGTGCTGATCGAGAAACCGACGGCTCTTGATGTGGGGGAGCTTGATACAATACTTGAAGCATGTCAATCTAATGGCCTGCAGTTTATGGATGGGTCGATGTGGTTACACCATCCTAGGACTGTTAAAATGAAGGAGATGCTCTTTGATTCCAAGCTTTTAGGAAACGTCAATTAT ATATACAGCACATCAACAACTTCAGCATCCCCAGAATTCTTTGAGAATGACATAAGAGTAAAAGGAAACCTGGATAGTCTCGGAGCATTGGGTGACCTTGGCTGGTACTGCCTCGGAGCTGTGTTATGGGCCAAAAACTACCAGCTCCCAACCGTAGTCACCGCCCTACCGGACGTCACTACAAACTCCGATGGAGTCATCATCTCCTTCTCAGCTTCCATTCAGTATACAGAACCATCATCATCAGGAGCCACGACCAACGCAATCATTCACTGCTCTTTCCTCGCCGATACATCCATGGACTTGACCATAACTGGTTCCAAAGGTTCCTTGAATCTCAACGACTTCATCATCCCGCAACGAGAGAGCTCTGCATCGTTCGAGTTCACGTTGGGTGCAAAGTTTGTGGATCTTCATATCGGGTGGAATGTGAAGCCTGAGAGAGTAGTTGTGAATTGTGATGAGCTACCGCAGGAGGGTTTGATGGTAGAGGAATTTGCGAGGGTTGTTGCGGGGATTAGAACGACACCTGGGATGTTGCTGGATCCTAAATGGCCTGAGATTAGTAGAAAGACTCAGATGCTAGTGGATGCAGTGAAGAAATCTGTTGATCTTGGTTGTAAGCCTGTTTATTTTTGA
- the LOC108470312 gene encoding pto-interacting protein 1-like, whose translation MSCFGCCEEDNIHNATDNGGQYMVKNSAGNVGGYHTSETASKSAQTVKVQPIEVPAILADELKEITDNYGNDALIGEGSYGRVYYGVLKSGEAAAIKKLDASKQPDDEFLAQVSMVSRLKHENFVQLLGYCVDGSSRILAYEFASNGSLHDILHGRKGVKGAQPGPVLTWAQRVKIAVGAAKGLEYLHEKADPHIIHRDIKSSNVLIFDDDVAKIADFDLSNQAPDMAARLHSTRVLGTFGYHAPEYAMTGQLNAKSDVYSFGVVLLELLTGRKPVDHTLPRGQQSLVTWATPRLSEDKVRQCVDQRLGGDYPPKAVAKMAAVAALCVQYEADFRPNMSIVVKALQPLLNARPGPAGETPST comes from the exons ATGAGTTGTTTTGGCTGTTGTGAAGAAGATAATATCCACAATGCCACAGACAATGGAGGCCAATACATGGTTAAAAACTCAGCAG GAAATGTTGGGGGTTACCATACATCTGAAACTGCATCGAAGAGTGCTCAAACTGTGAAGGTTCAGCCTATTGAAGTCCCTGCTATTCTGgcagatgaattgaaggaaatcaCAGATAACTATGGTAACGATGCTTTGATTGGAGAAGGTTCATATGGTCGAGTTTATTATGGAGTTCTTAAAAGTGGAGAGGCTGCAGCGATAAAAAAGTTAGATGCCAGCAAGCAACCAGATGATGAATTTTTAGCCCAG GTTTCCATGGTATCAAGGTTGAAGCATGAAAACTTTGTTCAGTTGCTTGGTTATTGTGTTGATGGGAGTTCTCGTATACTTGCCTATGAGTTTGCTTCTAATGGTTCACTGCATGATATTCTCCACG GGAGAAAAGGTGTTAAGGGAGCTCAGCCAGGCCCTGTTCTGACATGGGCACAAAGAGTGAAAATTGCTGTAGGAGCTGCAAAAGGGCTTGAGTACTTGCATGAGAAGGCTGATCCTCACATCATTCATCGTGACATAAAGTCTAGCAATGTGCTCATATTTGATGATGATGTGGCAAAGATTGCAGATTTTGATTTATCTAATCAGGCTCCTGATATGGCAGCCCGTCTTCATTCCACTCGTGTACTTGGAACCTTTGGTTATCATGCTCCTGA ATACGCGATGACTGGGCAATTAAATGCCAAGAGTGATGTATACAGCTTTGGTGTTGTGCTGTTGGAGCTTTTGACTGGAAGAAAACCTGTTGATCATACTTTACCCCGTGGACAGCAAAGCCTAGTGACATGG GCTACACCAAGACTTAGTGAAGACAAGGTTAGGCAGTGTGTTGATCAAAGACTAGGAGGAGATTATCCTCCCAAGGCCGTCGCCAAG ATGGCTGCAGTTGCTGCATTATGCGTGCAATATGAAGCTGATTTTAGGCCAAATATGAGCATCGTTGTCAAAGCTCTTCAGCCACTGTTGAATGCCCGGCCTGGACCTGCCGGTGAAACACCAAGCACATAA
- the LOC108469686 gene encoding uncharacterized protein LOC108469686, whose translation MEFLAKEYGYVVLVVVAYCFLSIWMGIQVGMARKKYKVYYPTLYALESENKDAKLFNCVQRGHQNSLEMMPMFFVLMILGGMAHPCISAALGLFYTVTRYFYFTGYSTGDPQKRLTIGKYGFLALLGLKICTISLAINLLRR comes from the exons ATGGAGTTTTTAGCTAAAGAATACGGGTACGTAGTGTTAGTGGTGGTGGCTTACTGCTTTCTCAGCATATGGATGGGTATCCAAGTAGGGATGGCTCGCAAGAAGTATAAGGTTTATTACCCCACCCTTTACGCTCTTGAATCCGAGAACAAAGATGCAAAGCTCTTCAACTGTGTTCAG AGAGGGCATCAAAACTCGCTGGAGATGATGCCTATGTTCTTCGTACTGATGATTTTGGGAGGGATGGCTCATCCTTGCATCTCCGCTGCGCTTGGACTTTTTTACACCGTCACCCGTTATTTCTACTTCACCGGCTATTCCACCGGAGATCCCCAGAAACGACTCACTATTGG GAAATATGGGTTCTTGGCATTGCTGGGGCTTAAGATTTGCACTATTTCATTAGCAATAAACCTGCTCCGACGATGA